One Shewanella sp. MR-4 DNA window includes the following coding sequences:
- a CDS encoding outer membrane beta-barrel protein, producing the protein MKLNKIMMMAAGAALLTSSVQAVEIDYFAGMGLGYQADEIEGVINKDTEDLSYQARIGMLIEQNHRITGTFGYMEDKFNFANEKFKQEQYSWLVSYDYLLPVHKDVNLFAGVSIGANDNKVSGKSATDFVYGGQVGMQYKWSEHFSSDLGYRYLAQDYEENGNEINNSQQVYLTLDYKF; encoded by the coding sequence ATGAAACTGAATAAAATTATGATGATGGCAGCAGGTGCAGCGTTACTGACTAGCAGTGTTCAAGCCGTCGAGATCGATTACTTTGCAGGTATGGGTTTAGGTTATCAAGCAGATGAGATTGAAGGTGTTATCAACAAAGACACCGAAGACCTAAGCTATCAAGCCCGCATTGGTATGTTGATTGAGCAAAACCACCGTATCACTGGTACGTTTGGTTATATGGAAGACAAATTCAACTTTGCCAATGAAAAGTTTAAGCAGGAACAGTACAGCTGGTTAGTGTCCTATGACTACCTGTTACCAGTACATAAAGACGTTAACCTGTTTGCCGGGGTTAGTATTGGTGCCAACGACAACAAAGTCTCAGGCAAATCGGCAACCGATTTTGTATATGGCGGTCAAGTTGGTATGCAGTACAAATGGAGCGAGCATTTCTCATCGGATCTTGGCTACCGTTATTTAGCCCAAGACTATGAAGAAAACGGCAATGAAATCAACAACAGTCAACAGGTTTACCTCACCCTAGACTACAAGTTCTAA